From the Gossypium hirsutum isolate 1008001.06 chromosome A02, Gossypium_hirsutum_v2.1, whole genome shotgun sequence genome, the window atatattatgtaatttatatcacatgaatctaaatttataataataaaattccatgaatcattaaaaatatattaagttgtctaaatttataatattaatgaaAGAAAtaccatttaaaatattaaatattaaattaaaataatatatatttttaaaaaagataatATGAGTAGATTTAAAATAGATTTGAGTTAGTCATTTATATATAAAcgagtttagacaaaattttaaaatcatatttgggGTTAAATTGGACTAGGCTTGGGCAAACATAAAAGTGTATTAAGATCATACACGGACCCAACTCAACCTAGCTCAAGAacacttctaattatatttaaattcttGCCTAAATTGGTGTTTGGTTTTACAAATTAACTAGTCACCAACTCAAATGAGAAATGATTAAaaaactctatttttttaaataataaatattactatgagaatatttttaatttaaactcaAATCCCCACATAAGATTTGAAGTTAGAATACAAAGTACTCAAAAagcctcaatttttttttgtgaaaagcttcattagtttttttttaattttataaatataatttttccttaatttttcacTCATTATAAGCGagctataatttttttataatttgccAGCAGAATAGGGATtaattgtatgaaattgtgattctGCATCATCCTATCTCTTTCTAATAGGCGAATGATAAATCAAATTCTTCCTCTTCATTTTTAGCATTTGGaaaaatttaatttgttattCTCCTATTGAAAAAAGATAGAGATGATATGGAATCACAGTCTTATACAATCATTTCTCTATGTGAGCAAGCTTTGAGTGAGAATTTTTCTTACCCTCTATCCTCATGcttaatttttataatgtcaCTTTTTGCTATTTTCTTAACAAGGAGAAAAATATAAACTTTTTGTTGAGACGCACGATTGCGGGATGAAAACTTCAAccaatatttgaagacattcaACGTATCCTTCACTCTATCTCTTTCTAGCAATTTACCACTGATAACAGGCAGCTTAGAAGAGAAACCAAATGATGGGCAAATTATGCTTCTAGGATCTTAATTAACTTCCGACATTTATGCTCAATGGCGAAGGGCTGGCATCAGCCCGACTccccttaaaatataaaattactatttaagcctttaattttttaaaaaatttaaattagtaaaaataaaattatactttgtcccccctaaaattataaaaatttgatttaatcctttaaaaattataaaaatatagactataaaaaattaaaatttcatacgCCTCTTAAAAGATTGTTCTGGGCTCTTCATTATATTATGATAAACATGACATAATTACATGTTTGTGATCACAATTTTAATAACTAGTGGGAATGAAGAAAAAGATAGTAGTGAGGTGGGATAGgtaggtttttttcttttctttgttcaaTAAATCGATAACTTGActaattcaaattctaaaaactttaaataaaGTACCCAAATGTTCAAATCCTCTCAAATACTTAAACCTataagttttgttttatttatttgtatgggGAACATTTAACACTACCATTGGAGAAAATGCAATCAATATTCCAAACCCTAACTTGATTTTGATGCCAGCAACATTTCTCTCCGACGTTTCAACACTACAGACATCTTATCAGTATCGGGTAAGTTGTCTTTGATTACAGGGACTGATTTGAAATTTTGGATCCACGAATTCAATCGAGGGAACTTGTGTGGTTCAAAGATTTTAAGCCCTGTAAAGCCTTCGATGACCCCGAGCCAGTGAGCAACGGAGCAAAATGCAATGTCCACCATGTTTATCTCGTCTCCGCCGAAGAATTTTTTCTCTCCGACCAACGCGTGCCCTTCAATGACTTCTAGCATTTCGAAGCACTCCTTCGCTGCCACCTGCTGTTCTTCGCCGTCCGTTCGATAAAGCTTTGAGATGAAAGGACTCTGTTTTAAACAGCGATATGGGTTTTCCAGTCAAAAGTTATGTacgataaaaaaaattacaaacacTAAATTCTTAATTTGGACCAAGTTAAAATATGCTACAAGTCCTTTATTGTCATATgcaccaaataaataaataaggtttAACTGCAAAATTGATGTTTAAACTatatcaaatttctcatttaggtacctaattttttttgtcaaaaatataCTTAAACTATTAATTTCATTACATTTTACCCAAAAATTGTACGATGTCAATAAAACATGGTACTGTGTTTTTTggtaaaataagataaaattaacaGTTTAAATATCATTTTTGACCAAAAAAACCCTTAGACACCTACGTGAGAAATACGATATAGTTTGAgggttatttttatatttaaaccaaaaaaaaaagattttaccTTGTCATCAGCAAATTTGATCCAAAACAGAGCAACGGCTCTCTCATGGGGATCAGCCGGCAGCAAGGGATTTTGCGGCCAAATTTCATCGATATATCGAAGGATGACAATGGATTCGCAGATCAGTTTTCCGTCATGAACGAGCACCGGTACTTTCTTATGAATTGGATTATATTGAAGAAGCAAAGGACTCTTGTTGGAGAGATCTTCTTCGATGTATTCGTAAGGTATGCCTTTGAGTTTCAAAGCCCAAATTACTCTGAAAACGTACGGACTAGTGTCaagggttgcgcatgggagcccgcaaccatgacacatctgTGTGAACCATCAAGAAGGAaagaggtcatttggcccaatcggaccggcccgttgcttgaagagattgaaggcccatctacaagttagacaaatataagatattattttataagattacatatcttagataagatatgtaatcttagaagattacatatcttagatTATATTCTTAAAGATTTGGTGGTAGGTGCCCTTTAATCATAGCCGTTGATGTACTTAAttttgtaccgttggatttggggaggctcaactataaataagagacctcttccctcattgtaaatcacttgagttttgagtAAGAAGAATcattgagagcattcactcaaacttttttCTCTTGTGTTCTTATTTTCCCTGGCTTGTTCTTGTCTCATTCTTCTTTCATCTTGTTGGCTTTGAGTTGCTTTCGCTTGAGTTGTGTTTTTGggaggaattctgttgaatccttcttttgtggaagttaggctgacttaggcatttttggagtaagaaactgcctaaggccgcactgATTCTGAGGCAAGAATCttaagtccgtgacagttggtatcagagccagttcaaaagcacttttgagatatgtcgaaagaagttgttgatcagaatgagccaatggagacccgtgggagggtTAGAAAGGCTAGTTGATCGAGGGATATGCTGTCGAGCTTGGAAATTCGAGTGGTTAATCTCAAGGAGTCCGTTGGTGACATGAAGGAGACACTCGAAGTGGTCCTAACCCGTATGGATGAACTGAGGGAAGATAGCAAGGAGTTTGTGTTGGACTCCCTCAGATCCACTTCGGACAAACTGACAGGCAGGGACGAAGCTCTTGAGGCCCTGCTGACTGCCATGAAGGAAGAGATTGCTgagcttaagggggagctcaGAATCTGTAAGGCTGCCCTGGGAAGTGGGATGTTGGCTTCGGGACCGAAGCAACGTCATGTGGATGTTCCAAAACCCGAGAAGTTCAAGGGGATTAGGTCCGCAAGAGAAGTGGACAACTTCCTGTGGGAATTGGAGCAATATTTTCGAGCAATTGGCATTGAGGATGATGCCACCAAGGTAAACACCGCTTCAATTTACTTTTCTGATGTTGCTCTCTTGTGGTGGAGACGTAGGTCCACGGATGAGAAATGTGGAGGAACGACCATTGgaacttgggaggagttccaaaaAGAGTTGAAGAAGCAGTTTTATCCACAACATGCCGAAAATGAGGCTCGTGCTAAGTTGCGTCAGCTTACGCAACAAGGCACTGTTCGAGATTATGTTCGGGAATTCAGCGAGTTGATGCTTCAGATCTCAGACTTGAATGAGAAAGAAGCATTCTATTGGTTCGAGGATGGTTTAAAAATGTGGGCCAAGCAAGAGTTACGTCGCCTAGATATCACCGAATTAACCGAAGCTATGGCCAAGGCAGAAAATTTCTATTATGTTGGGGGAAGAAAGTTTGATAATAATGATTCTTACAAACCCAAGTCGAGACCCAAAGACAATGGTGGGGGAAACAATGATCAAAGGGGAAAGAACGACGAAGGCCCAAAGTCTAGTCAAGGTAAGCCTTGGGATAGAAAAGGACCAATGAAGTGCTTTCTTTGCCATGGCCCACATAGAATGAGTGTCTGTCCAAAGAAAGCCGCTTTTCATGCCATGGAGGCACGCGAAGAAGCAgaagatgacacaaaaagcctcAATTCGATATTAGGAGGTGTCGAAGAGAAGTCAAGTAATgggttgatgtttgtggacatcatcGTAGCTAGCAGAAGATTGAATACACTTGTTGATACTGGTGCATCTGATTTATTCATgtctaaagaaatggaaaaggaacTTGGCCTTAGAATCGAGGAAGATTCGGGACGAATCAAAACGGTGAATTCAGAAAGCATTCCCATAACGGGTGTGGCAAAAGGGGTGGAACTCAAACTTGGTGAGTGGACGGGCAAAGCGACCATTAAGGTAATCCCACTTGATGATTATTATTTTGTAGTTGGATTAAGTTTACTTGACAGGCTTAATGCGGATATTCACCCTTCCGAGAACTATATGACCATCTCCGATGCAAATCAACGATATATGGTGagaatgaaaaggaaaggaagcaTGGAGGGAAAAACCTTGTCGGCAATTCAATTTGCCAAAGGAGTCCGTCGAAATGAAGTCTCCTACCTAGCTACCTTGAGAGACATATGGATGATAAATTCGAGGTGGAAATTCCAAAGGAAGTGGAACGGTTGCTAAAGTCATTTCAAGATGTAATGCCCGTAAAGTTGCCCAAAAGATTGCCACCTaagagggaggtggaccacaaGATTGAGCTGTTGCCCAATGCTGAACCACCAGCAAGGGCACCATATCGGATGGCTCCACCGGAACTAGAGGAATTGCGGAAGCAGTTGATAGAGCTTTTAGATGCCGGGTTCATTAGACCATCTAAAGCCCCGTTCGGTGCACCTGTGTTATTTCAAAAGAAGCATGATGGATctttgagaatgtgcatcgactacaggACCTTAAACAAAATCACTATAAAAAACAGGTATCCCATTCCTCTTATTgcagatttgttcgatcaacttgGTAGCGCGATATGGTTTACTAAGTTGGATTTGCGATCGGGGTACCACCAAGTGAGAATAGCCGAAGGGGATGAACCCAAGACAGCCTGTGTAACTAGGTATGGGTCCTttgagttcttggtgatgccattcgggttgacaaatgctccggcCACATTTTgtaccctaatgaataaggtattaCAACCTTTCTTGGATTgttttgtggttgtttatctTGACGATATTGTGGTATATAGTAAGACGCTCGAAGAGCATGTGGGACACTTGGGGGAGGTGTTCCAAACTCTACGAGAAAATGAGCTATATGTCAAAAAGGAGAAATGCTCCTTTGCCCAACGAGAAGTGCCATTTCTAGGCCATATTGTGGGAGGGGGCACGATTCGAATGGATGAAAGAAAAATTCAAGCAATTGCCGATTGGGAGTCACCAACCAAGGTGACGGAGTTGCGGTCTTTTCTTGGATTAGCAAATTACTACCGTCGCTTCATAAAGGGCTATTCCAAGATCACTGCACCCTTGACGGACCTATTGAAAAAGGGCAAAGTGTGGGATTGGGACCTTCGGTGTGAGAAAGCCTTCAACCAAGTGAAGCAAGCGATGACGAGTGAGCCTGTACTCGCATTGCCCAATTTTTCAAAGGCGTATGAGGTACGCATAGATGCTTCGGAGTATGCGATTGGAGgggtgttgatgcaagatgggcaTCCGattgctttcgagagtcgaaagcttaacGAGACGGAACGGAGATACACGGTccaagaaaaagagatgacggTAGTGGTGCATTGTTTGCGCACATGGAGACACTACTTGCTGGGTTCCAGGTTTGTGGTATTCACTGATAATGTTGCAAATAGCTATTTCTTAACCTAGAAAAAGTTGTCCCCCaagcaggctcgttggcaggttttccTAGCAGAGTTTGATTTTAGCATGGAATACAAGCCGGGGAGTGCCAACATTGTGGCCGATGCACTTAGCCGAAAAATAGAATTCGCAATGATAAGCCAACCTGAGAGTCCCTTATTAGAGCGCATTCAAGAAGGACTGTCCCTTGATCCCACGGCTAAAAATCTAATGGAGCTTGCTAGAGATGGAAAGACGAGGCGATTTTGGCTTGAGGGAGAATTGCTATACACTCATGGGCAACGTCTATATGTGCCTCAACATAAGAATTTACAAAGggaagtcatgaaggaatgtcatgaTTCAAAATGGGCTGGCCATCCAGGAATACACCGCACCTTGGCTCTATTGGAGGATCGAttttattggcctcacatgggtgaTGATGTGGAGACCTATGTGAAAACTTATTTAATATGCCAACAAGATAAGGTTGAGTTGAAAGCCTCtgctggtttgttacaaccattGCCCATTCCGGAGCGCCCATGGGAGAGCTTGTCCATGGACTTTATCACAGGCTTGCCTAAATCTGATGGATTTGCGAGtatttttgttgtggtggacaggttttcgAAGTATGCAACTTTCATCCCCGCAACCAAAGAGTGTCCTGCTGAGGAGGCAGCTTGCTTATTCCTTAAACATGTGGTGAAGTATTGGGAGTACCACAGTCTATCATCAGTGATCGAGATGGGCGATTCACGGGTCGGTTTTGGACAGAGTTGTTCAAGTTAATGGGCTCAGACTTAAACTTTTCCGCTAGCAtgcatcctcaaactgatgggcAAACCGAACGAGTGAATGCATTGTTGGAGACGTATCTTCGACACTATGTAAGTGCAACACAAAAGGATTGGCCAAAGTTGTTGGATGTGGCCCAGTTTTCGTACAACTTACAACGAAGTGGGGCAACGAACCAGAGTCTATTTGAGATAGTGACGGGGCAACAGCCGCTTACACCCAATGCAGTTGCAACTCGTTATGCGGGACCGAATCCAGCAGCTTATCGATTTGTGAGGGATTGGCAAGAGCAAAACGATCTAGCTAGAGCTTGTCTACATAAGGCAAGTAAGCGCAACAAGAAATGGGCGGATCGAAATCGAAGGGACGTACAATTTCAGGTAGGTGAACCAGTTCTTGCCAAACTACACCTGATTTTGCGACATGATGGGTTACACAAAGGACTCGTTCGGCGGTATGAGGGGTTATTTCGAATTGTGAAGAAggtaggcaaggtggcctacaagctcGAGTTGCCTGAAAAGCTTAAAGTGCATCCAGTATTCCATGTGAGTATGCTTAAGCCATTCCATGAAGATGGAGAAGACCCAAATCGAAGCAAGTCTGAACGAGCACCAATGGGGGTAAAATTCGCCTATGATCGAGAGGTCGAGAACATCGAAGCGGATCGTGTGGTCAGACGTAAGTACTACCGACCGCGGCGCGAATACTTAGTCCGATGGAAGGGATTCCCGGATAGTGAGATGAGTTGGGAACCTGCTGAAGCCTTGTGGCAATTCCAAGACAAGATAGATCGATACCATGCAGAGGACGCGACGAGGGCGTCACTAGAtttggtgggggagaatgtcatgggttgcgcatgggagcccgcaaccatgacacatctgTGTGAACCATCAAGAaggaaggaggtcatttggcccaatcggaccgacccgttgcttgaagagattgaaggcccatctacaagttagacaaatataagatattattttataagattacatatcttagataagatatgtaatcttagaagatatgattttatattcttaaagATTTGGTGGTAGGTGCCCTTTAATCATAGCCGTTGATGTACTTAAttttgtaccgttggatttggggaggctcaactataaataagagacctcttccctcattgtaaatcacttgagttttgagtAAGAAGAAtccttgagagcattcactcaaacttttctctcttgtgttcttatttTCCCTGGCTTGTTCTTGCCTCATTCTTCTTTCATCTTGTTGGCTTTGAGTTGCTTTCGCTTGAGTTGTGTTTTTGggaggaattctgttgaatcctttttTTGtagaagttaggctgacttaggcgtttttggagtaagaaactgcctaaggccgcacggattctGAGGCAAGAATCTTAAGTCCGTGACACTAGGCCAAGCTCCGAACAGTTTCAAGACTGCCATGGTTGGGAGATTAGTCGATTTTCTGGAAGATTCTGAGAGTGGAGAGTGTAAATTTATAATAGGATTAGTAGTCAAAGCTTTGACTAAGGTAAAGATGAAGTGTTAATAAAAGGAATTAaagaaagtatataaaaatatttttatataataatacaGGGTAATGTCATGCATGATGCAATATTAAGTAATTTAagataaaatccaaaaataaaattaaatacaaatattttaaatataatatcgACCATCGTTAAAGAATATATCAGGcttttttacctaaataatataaaaaaataacattaataactGAAATGGTATGTCCATAAGATTATTTACCAAAATTGCATAGTTTTACTAGTGCCGGCTGTTAAATTGGCGGCACAAGACTGAAATGTAATGATCTAAAGTATTCAGGGAACTGTTATGAATTTTTCCATTTAGAATGGCTGCTGGAAAAAAGGGTAGGCTGCACCAAACTTTAAATATGGCTAATTGCCTTGTAAGCCCTCCgtatttattaatttctttttattctccttcaactcactatattattattaaacaagTCCTTaacctatttttataattaaataagccTTAACTTATGGTTTTCactcataaaagccctttattttaatattaaagtaaatatattttacttaaagtaaagctatttaaaaaataaaaactattttatattttatgttggtgtgaatagtttattaaataaaaaaaataaaattttaaaatttcttgagaGTGCTTATATACATGATATTCTTAACTACTCTTTTGAAAATCTTGAttacttttttagattttatgttgatgttaaactgtatataatttttattgcatcaaaaaaaattaagataagaccttgaaattcaaaatatatttattttaatattaaaataaagggcttttatgagtaaaaaattataagttaagggtttatttaactacaaaaataggttaagggcctgtttaaaaacaatataatgaGTTGAatgagaataaaaagaaaataataaataaggaaggCTTACAAGGTAATTAGCCATATTTAACGTTTGGTGCCGCCTACCCTTTTTTCCACCAGCCATCCTATAATTTTTACAAGGCAATAAGCGAgctataattttttcataatttattatgaTTCCACGTCATCCCTTTCTCTTttcaataggagaatgacaaatcaaaattttcctcttgatttttagcattttttttcttgaatttgaatttttttcaggaagaaaaaattgaaaatttggaagaaaaatctgatttgttatTCTCCTATTGAAAATGGATAGAGATGATGTGGAATCACAGTTTTATACAATCATTTCTCTTTGTCAGCAAGTTTCAAATGAGAATTTTTCTTGCGCTCTATCCTCATGCTTAACTTTTATAATGTCACTTCTTGCGATTTTCTTAACGAGAAAAAGTAAGATAACCTTTTTGTTGAGACGCATGATTGCGGGATGAAAACTTCAACCAATGTTTGAAGACATTCAACGTATCCTTCAGTCTATCTCTTTCTAGCAATTTACCACAGATAACAAGCAGTTTAAAAGAGAAATTCCGACTTTTATGCTCTTGATTATATTATGATAAACATGACATAATTACATGTTTGTGATCACAATTTTAATAACTAGTGGGAATGAAGAAAAAGATAGTAGCGAGGTGGGATAGGCAGGTTTTTTTTCTTATTACCATATTCAAGATTCGTGACTGTTCTTCCTAATAATATTGCATTTAAGGTTTAAACTTACGCAGCAAGTTAATCAAGTTTTATACTTCCTGTCTTAACCCTCTTCTGCATTCGatcttatttaaatttttactacTCAAACCTAAtgcctaaaagaaaatttctttgaCTTTTACTCGAGCTGATTTGaaatattacataatttttttttgttttagcttaatttttaCAGGGTTAAAAAAATACATAGTATAAAGTcgcataaaaattaaaatatctagctaaaattatattaaaatattaaaatattataaaacacgtgtttaaattttgatgaatgtgttttaaatatgttctacGTCATATATGAGATGTTAACACTTAACCTTCAAGTTGATAGAATGAACTCAAACTACATTTAACACTCAAATTCTCCATGTGATAAAATCAATGATATTTGAATTGGACCGGACCGAAAACCAATCGAAATATCGATCTAGAGGAAACCAATTGGAATTGGTTCGATAAATCGATAACTTTactaattaaaattctaaaaaccCTTAAATAAAGTACATTAATGTTCAAATTCTCTCAAATACTTAAACCTataagttttgttttatttatttgcatgggGAACATTTAACACTTCCATAGGAGAAAATGCAATCAATATTCCAAACCCTAACTAGATTTTGATGCCAGCAACATTTCTCTCCGACGTTTCAACAACGCAGACATCTTATCAGTATCGAGTAAGTTGTCTTTGATTACAGGGACTGATTTAAAATTTTGGATCCACGAATTCAATTGAGGGAACTTGTGTGGTTCAACGATTTTAA encodes:
- the LOC107960472 gene encoding probable glutathione S-transferase, whose translation is MAVLKLFGAWPSPYVFRVIWALKLKGIPYEYIEEDLSNKSPLLLQYNPIHKKVPVLVHDGKLICESIVILRYIDEIWPQNPLLPADPHERAVALFWIKFADDKSPFISKLYRTDGEEQQVAAKECFEMLEVIEGHALVGEKKFFGGDEINMVDIAFCSVAHWLGVIEGFTGLKIFEPHKFPRLNSWIQNFKSVPVIKDNLPDTDKMSVVLKRRREMLLASKSS